The stretch of DNA GAGGGATCTTCATAGAATAAACGGCCCCTGCTACCCCAAGCTTATCAATGCCCTGTCAGTCACTTCCTAAATTGCATAAGGATTTATACTaaagaaaaataatacatttatattcCACTGGTTCTTGTAAAAATGTATCAACATTTGCAAATATGACATTCTCAAAAATGCAAAATTCATAAACAAAAGTTCAGTGTTTTTCAGGGATTGACCACCTTGAGTTTCGGCAGCCGTTGCACCTTTGTGACAATCACTGGTTTTTCATGGATAGCACCTAACATGTTGGGGGAAATATTTTCTGACTTTACCCCCTGAGATCATGTCTAATTAGCATGAAACCGTTGAAAGGACACCCAGGCTATCATCAATTGCATTTACAAGGCCTTTTGTTATTATGCGACACAATGCATTAATAAGTCGTTTTCAACACCTTCGCTGGCAGACGTCCTGCAGGCCCCTCTGGGGTACAATTTACAACTTTTTTGCTGACTCCATGGAGCCTACCTTTGGATCGCACAATTACACAGCTGTAACGGGGCATACTTTGTAGGTCTCCTGCGTGTTATATATTTTCCATCCATCATTCATATAACAATACAATGTCATTTGCATTAAATTGCTTTACGTACGTTGCAAAAAATATATGGAATTAAACAATTGTGGTGGCATGAAAAGTTAAATATCtgctgttatttttattttttttcatggaGCCCTTGACAATCTTTTGTGAAACCCGAGGGTTCCACAAAGCATAGGGTGATAGCCATAGAATTTGGGCTCTATATAATCGCAGTGGCGatcataatataatattataatattattattataatttcatTCATTGTCACATCCCCATTTCCAAGGGATTTTAGCACCTAGAAGCACCTCCTTTTTTGTGTTCGCAGTGGCGATCATGATACAAAAATTAACCGTCCTTGTAATTTCACTTAATTAAAGCATTCATTTCCTGTTCCCAGATTGTCCCAGGGTTACCTGCTTTAACTGATAATTTTGTTGTGTCTATGATTGCACATGATGAAGATAATGCACATGATGATGACCAAGGgtggccaccaccaggtcaggtatttgggatatccctgcttcagcaaaagtggctcagtcaaagactgatgaCTTGAGTACTGCAGTTGGCCATCCCTGGTCTATAATATCTTCATCATGTGCCATCATAGTCTTcaagtgagccactgattgagccacctgtgctgatgcagaaaTATCCTGAATatctgacctgttagtggcccctgaggactggagttggtcatccCAGGTATAGACCTTTGAAACGGTCATTGCGTtcttatattttgtttatctatGTTTTAATAAAGCCTCTTTTACTTATAACCAATGTCTAATTGCTCAACTTAAAATACACATGAGAATACTGCAAAAAATCTCGCTACAGTAGAAATAACAAGCCAAGTGAACATTGTGTCACAAAACTTATTTATCAGCCCAAATGTTGTAAGTGACCACCAAATACAACAACAAACGCAGTGACCTATGTTGGAAAAATACATTCAGCAAGGAGTTCCATTATACTGTAATTCATAGAAAACATATTATCGATTTGGACAGGGTAGGCTGAATAGGAAGAACTCAACTCAATGACATAACCATCCAAAACAAGAACACGAAGACAAACCGGAGAACACTATGTAAACACCCTTACATTTTTTAGTTTATGAAAACTTCATAGATGATCAAGAAACATTTTTTATATTGTGTTTGCTTCATTTAAAATCTGGCACATTGGCTTTCCTTTAGCAATATGATATTTAGAAGTGACTTATGTAATACACATCTAAAATGGAGCACTGCCAGTGTCCAAAAAACAAGCACTCCATCTAAGAACTTGGTATTCACCATATGATCACATTACATATCAGAGGACTCATCCTCATTTGACCAGTTCAGTTGGGAATGGAAATTGAATGGTAGAAATTTGATCTCCTCCCTACACATGGACTTCTCAGCTATGCCCACCAAACTCTCAACGTGTGATGGACTCTTTTGAATCTTGCAGAAGGCTGGAGAGCTGCTGTAGGAAAGGCTGTTTTCGGGGTTGCGGCAGACAATCTCTCTGAAGCACTCACGGAATTTGGTAGAGAGCAAGTTATATATGATGGGGTTCACTGCAGCACTCAGGTAGAAAAAGATCCCAGAAACAATGTGGACATATTGAAATATAGCGTGCATCACATCTGTCCACTGAATGATGAAGCTCCACAATAACCGGTCTATGTGGAATGGGGCCCAGCATATGGTGAACACTATCACGACCACGACTGTGGAAAGAAACAGAAAATATATTGGTTGTCCTGCCATTGATATAATTAATGAACTCACTTTGATAACACAGGGTGACTGAACTTCATTTTGCTCTCCAGATAATTGGGGTGATCTCCAGAGGTAAATTACATTGCAACTAGAGTGCCACCAGCAAAACATCATGAAACATCTCAAATAAACAATACCTTAATTACTATGACTGTTTGCTATTTGTGATTGGCCATATTTATGGTGTTCAAAAATGCATTGTTCAGTATTGATAGGGAAAGGTGAAGATGTGAAGAAAAATAGAGAGGGAGAAAAACATTGTGAGAAAGAGCAAATTAGTGTTTTCAGAGAGCAGTGTCGGACTAAAGCATCTTGGGCACACAAGGAACGTGATTCTATACCACTCCACGGACTCTCTACCCCAAAGCCCCTCCCCACTCTCCACTCCTTCATGTCTGCAAGGCACCACAATTGTCAAATGTGTATGAAGATAGGGGGCTTTGAGTGCTGGTGGGAGGTTGGGAGGAAGTGTCATGAACTGCCAGCTACAACTTGCCtaggaggtgagggaggggaagaCTTGAGGAGCAAGTGGGCCCAGCCGTCCAACCCCAGAATTTGGAGCCCTACTTTCAGGCCATCGGTCAGCTTGACTTCTTCCGCCTGTCCCAGCTCTCCCTTGTTTGGAGGAGGCCCTGGCATGCGATGCATGTCTGACCCTGACAAAGAGTGTTTACAGATTGCAAGTAACTGGCAAAAAAGTAGAGAGTGTGGTTAATATGAGAGCATGATGCAACCTCTACCCAAACAGATCATGAGTTAATGGTGAGAGCTGACTGGGATACCATCAGATGATGCACTCCAAAGGGTTAAAGTGCAAATTCAGTGGCTTTTTCAGAAGTATTGCCAGTGTATAGGTGGGCaggggttggagggggagggggaggatttaTCTGTATTGGACATAGCTCTGTTCCACCTGGAGGGATATAGGCCTATATAAGAGGAGTGGCCTGCATCCATCTTAGAGGGAACCAGGATACTTAGGGCGCAGTTTAGAAGCTTCATTAACAAGAATTTAAACTAGCTGAGGGAGACACCGAAATGAGTCGGGGTAAATCCAACTGAAGGTAGGACACATTTCCACAGTAACAGAATATagcttacatttaaaaaaaaatatcaacaaTACAGGCAACATCATGGGAAAATAGGAGGGATtagaaaaataataacaaaagtCTTAGGGCTGTGTATAATAATGTTTGTAGTTTAAGGGAGAACATCTCAGTACTACTTGCAATAATGAGGAagaatttacatacagtattgtggcTATTTCTGAGTGATCAGACAATGCATGTAAGGAGTGGGAAATATCTATGAAGGGCGACATTTTCACTCATGTTTTGGTTTTAGATTTAGTTCTGTAAAAACGTTGTGTTCTTGTTTTGCCAAAGCTCAGTTTATTTGGTTTGAGATTTGTggcaaattttgaaaaaaaatatataaagccaggaaaatgctaaaatagcTTAATAAAGCACTTGTGACTTGCTTAAAAACAGtataaaatcataaaaacaattaataaacTAATATAATATAACTTaacattttttgtatttaaaaaCATATGGCCAGGAACACTTAGAGATGGGTATTTGGCCTCGTGTATTTTTTGGGGATTtgattttggttctaaaaatggggtttctttttgttttatttgtttttgtcaTGTAAGAGTCTggtaggttctgatttcacacacccaGTCTTGTACATCTTTAAAGCTACAGTATATTAGGTTAGTCTCTATTTAGAAAGGACAGAGTAGAAAAGATGGGGAGAGGGTTTACGCTTTATGTGAAGAATAACATAGAAGTTACTTTAATACAACAAACTGGGGAAAAGACAGACACTTTGGGTAAACCTTAGAAACTGGTGATAAAAATATTGGGTTTTTTTGTACTTGTGATCTACTGATTTCCAGGACAGGAAGAGGAATTGGACAGGGTCTTAGTGGAAGATGTCACTTCGATAGCAATTATAGGAGAGGTAATCATCACGGGAGACTTTAATCTGACTGTGATCCTGCTGCAGGAGCAGCCAAAAACAGGCAACCACACTAATAACAGCAGTGCTTACTTTGTCTGGCTGGTTAAAAAGACTACATTTATGATTTTATAAACTCCTCATTGGGATCTCTTCATCTCAGGTAGCTTCCGTCTGCTCAAAAACGATTACGTTTTAGGCAACCTCTAGACATAAAAGAACAGATCAGACAACTTACACAACATCTTGGTTATCTGCCTCCTCTTCCCAGTCTCGAGGGAGATTCTCCAGCTGGTGTTGCTGTTACAGTTTTTCCCCAGTTTCCTAATAGGGAACCTTTTTTCTCTGGTGAGCCGGCAGCCGATCAGCATATATAGTACTGTGATGATGGTGACAGGAACAAAATAGAAGAACACCGTGGTGACCTGAATGACCAGCTTGTACATCCATTTGGGTTTCAGCATGGTACAAGTGGCTGACTCGTCTATCCTCTCCATGGAGGGCAGGTAGATGTAAAAAATTCCATGGAGAGATGTGTTAGGAATTGCACACAATAATGAGgcaaaccacactgcactgatgACCCTCCTGGCATGAGTGTTGGTCATGACATGCTTGGTTTTGAGTGGGTGCACTACAGCTATGTATCTCTCCACACTAAGAGCAGTCACATTTAACACAGACGCAAAACATACGGTTTCAAAGAGAAATGTTTTGAAGTAACAGCCTCCCTCTCCAAATGGGAAGGGGTAGTTCTGCCACATCTCGTAGGTCTCCAAGGGCATCCCAAAAGCAAGGACCAAAAGGTCTGAGACCGCCAAGCTAAAGAGGTATAAATTGGTTGGGGTTCTCATTTTTCTGTGTTTTGCTATGACAGTGCAGGTAAGAAGGTTCCCAGCCACCCCAGTCAGAAATATTATCAGGTAAGTCAGCAAGACTGGGAGAAAGAATGATGATGTCTTGGGACCCAGTATTCTGAAGAGGAGCTTTTGGATGACTCTGGTTCTGTTCTGGTTCTGACTGGAATGCCAGGTTTCATTGCTGAAGGTCCAGTTGCAGGCTTTCAACTGGAGGTCTTCAGAACATATGTAAAAGAGGTCCTCCTGTTGCACAGAAGTCATtgctaaaaagaaaaaatatatagatttttttaaagacgGGGTTTTCGTGTTTGGAAGTAGATTGAATAGCTCTACGTGGCTTTCAGTTCAGGTAAGAATTTTATCAAGGCAGAATCGTTTCGTCAATTTGTCAGTTCTGTTTAGTTCAACAAGTAAATTAGTCCGGCTTTCAAATAGATTCCTTAATTGTCCCTCTAGTATTAAAACCTTGACAAGTGACCTCACACATGGACCTCTTTCACCTGGAGGCATGTGTTTTAGCGATGACCGCTACCATTAACTAAGGTCACAGTATTACATATCTCTTtggacagatacagtacacacagccaGTGCTtattattttaaagctgcagaacaagcaatatccaacgtgtttttctttttaaataaatcatttctATACTATGGGAAAAAATGTTTAGGGAAACATCTTTTAAACTCTAATTACATTTTTaacgtattataatgtaacaagcattttttgtttctatagcaaccatttacaaagtcacaaccccttcctcttctgaaacaggagCTGGCACACCCCTTGTATCTAGTTacttcctggtcacatgatcttctccacagaactttgtcatattatTATGCAAATGCTTTCCACTAACTGAAGAAtattcctctgcagccatttagtgaacccccaagctggatcttcgccgatcgatcacaggagaacagatcgatcagcaacttagctactgctgcggccgagtttatttgagcatttgcccgttctcggccgcagcagtaacctggcgcgcgccagagggtgccgggcgcgcgccgaagacacggaggagcgccctccgatcggggctttctctctcccgctgccgggtccgccgggtcccccggaaccccctgccgccgtcccccacatcgcgggacaccagggctccctcggggagccctggacgcgcgtgcagggggcgcaggcacctgatgacgcgtgaccgcgcgtcaatgacgcgcggcacgccgagggagtgcggctagcatgccggggcatccccaggcttgcggagctagccgcactcaaataaagtgtgccggtagtgtatgtttaaaaaaaaattaattagctATAAGCGGGAGATCGTCATCTTAGATAAAAGTGCTGACCTCCTCCAGTATATCAGCCCTAGGAAGAAATTATTTGTGTTGTGTTCTTGATGAGGACAAAGACTCACTGGGTGAAGATTCTCAATGACTGTGGTGTGTGGATCCTAAATTCACCTGAAACAAGATATCCAAATTAAATCGTCAGGATTAAAAAAACTGTGATAATAAAGGTAGTCGAGAGAGCCGAGGCAATGGTGATTGGGCTGGAGGCAGCAcgttaaaatgaaaaatgtaatacACATGGCAATGAACAACCAGGAACGGCAAGAAAAAAATCCTCTGGTCCTGTACGGTAATTCCCATTCTTTGCCTAACATTCCTCAGATACAGTATTCCCACCCAAGATGATCAAAAACCTTTTTTGGCATCCACTGATATCATTTAGTTTTAGTCCAGTGTGTAGGTGTTAGGACCTTTCTTATATTCCTTACAGAGGCTCTGCCCTTTACAAACCCCATCTGATCTGCACGTATTAATTTAAGTAGAACTGGCGAGAGTCTATTAGCCAAAATCTTTGATAACATTTTTGCGCCTTGATTCAATAGGGAAATCGGTCTATAGGATCCCGGGATTGTCACGTTCCCGGGATTGTCACATTGTCTTTGCATAATATTTCTTCAAACAATTCTTTTAAAGGTATCCCAATCTCAGACATAAGAATTTTATAGAACTCACCTGCGAATTGTCTGGACCTGGCGCTTTCCCATTTTTAAGATTTTTAATAGTGTTTTCTATCTGCTCAATCGTTATAGAAGCATCCAAGAGCTGTTGCTCTTCTCTATTCAACTTTGGGGCTTGAGTCTTTCTAAAAAATGATTTAGCGCTTTTTCATCTGTTACTTttactatatacatttttgtagaAATTTTGGAATACAGTGTACCATatttattctggatccagggtcatgtctagggtaaaTGAATGAACCCAGccagcttcaactcagccctctttccaaagcacaacaagtcctgtatattttcttcattttatttaggaaagcagcaataaaaataggcacttgtggataagatgtttgtgttggaaaggtgtatctctgtggatgctttgtagttaagggcaggtgaaaagaattggccttgccataggggtgtaacatgaatgtactcactctgccaatgtcaggaagtaaaagacagtgggtactgcttgtgacacagggataggggtcaggccatACTAACTGTCAgtagggacaggggggaatgggaaagcccattaacttagaggactggagatgttgccagggcaaccaggggtgtgacagactggaaggaaaaaaggcaacataatgggggctatgcactaagctcaatgggtttgcgttctgatgttccaaaaaagcacgtccgttaaaaagtgaggccagggacgcgattcactaaggccttgagctcattttttaacgtacctgctcaaaacacccacagtgtATGGGTTGATTTTTCCCctcctgctagcgttcttaacctttacgcacgctagctgatagaaaaaaaagctgcatgtaacatttgcatggagatttgccatctccatgcaaggctgttacaggcgaccgtacactaaataaatacatttgattaatagtgtacatgagcagggtgtctctggagctgaacagcattggtttcaggtccgaggaccccctactttaggagatacaggccccgttatggagtgccggtatcccctgtagaatttcaatgtccaggtcacgtgacgcggaagcttgaaagttcaggggataccggcaccccataacggggcctgtatctcctgaagtagggggtcctcggacctgaaaccaatgctgttcagctccggagaccccctgctcatgtacactattaatcaaatgtatattaaaaaaagatctaacaaacatcaatacacaacccccccccctccgccttaacacatacagtacaataatgtgcaaaattactattatccagatatggataatagattatttgcccattattaaacactgcattagcatacctaaataaagtcaataaaaacagtagccagctaatccaatgaatacaagcagtaacaacatcaacaatgaattaattaaaccattaaccaatcaaaccaattaattcctaaaccaactcaaaatgaatagtaacactaaccaatcaaaccaatgaattactacaacattaatgaatgtaaccattaaaagacaaagaaatacattaaaaaaatctctgaagtaaccataaaacacattagctaacataatacaacattaactacaagcgaacaccaatcgcaaacattttattacattaagcaggaaaaaaacaaacaatgacatccacataaaaaactgacattaaaaacaccaacagcaataccaagccacaaatgccccccaaatattgtcataataatgtattaatctgtaccttaaagtggtacagattaatatattatcagtcaatgtgcctcccccaaaaaatcaaaaaacacatccaatgaagacacctgtcaaaagagacatttacaaacattcaatatattacttaccattagaagcggtggccctccgactcccggggtaacaggaagctcacgtaccttgaaggcctccaacagcatccgatgccatccaccatgaagatccggatcaggtacccaaatcttcttttttctttctttaatcaccttcttctatcttaatctgtcaccatttcttgatcttctttatcttctttcttcatctgtcaatccaaaaaaccccatggaaaatcccaaccgatgttttcttgtcgtcttcttgggctcaaatgaggcgttacGGCCTTAAATACGGCttttgacgtcacatttagcctcaaaatggttaacagccacctgattggctgttcaaaccatgttccgactttaattgttttttttttacatgacgtcacttaaagggaatgatgccagccaatcagaatggctgtgcttcatttgcctttaagatgacgtgacgaagccggcgtcacatggtatttcagccaatcagatcatgggaaccaattccacactctgattggctgaaataccatgtgacgccggccatcttggatttagtgacgtcatcttaaaggcaaatgaagcacagccattctgattggctggcatcattccctttaagtcacgtcatgtaaaaaaaaacaattaaagtcggaactttgagtggagtaccttagggatcggtactgggacccctgctttttaacttgtttattaatgaccttgaggttgggatcgagaggaaagtctccatctttgctgatgatactaaattatgtaaggtaatagaatcagagcaggatgtaatttctcttcagaaggacttggagagactggaaacgtgggcaggtaaatggcagatgaggtttaatacagataaatgtacggttatgcatttgggatgcaagaataaaaaggcgacttacaaattaaatggagatatattgggggaatccttgatggagaaggatttaggagtgcttgtagactgcaggcttagcaattgtgcccaatgtcatgcagtagctgcaaaggcaaacaagatcttattttaCATCAAACggccaatggatggaagggaagtaaacataattatgcccctttacaaagcattagtaagaccacaccttgaatatggagtacaattttgggcaccaatcctaagaaaagtcataatggaactagagagagtgcagagaagagccaccaaattaataaaggggatggacattctaacttatgaggagaggctagctaaattagatttatttacattagaaaagaggcgtctaagaggtgatatgataactatatacaaatatattcagggacaatacgaggagctttcaaaagaactattcatcccacaggcagtacaaaggactcagggccatcccttaaggttggaggaaaggaaatttcaccagcaaaaaaggaaagagttctttacagtaagggcagttaaaatgtggcattcattacccatggagactgtgatggcagatacaatagatttgttcaaaaaaaggttggacatctttttagatgggaaaggtatacatagatataccaaataagtatacatgggaaggatgttgatccagggatta from Ascaphus truei isolate aAscTru1 chromosome 6, aAscTru1.hap1, whole genome shotgun sequence encodes:
- the LOC142498140 gene encoding neuromedin-U receptor 2-like, giving the protein MTSVQQEDLFYICSEDLQLKACNWTFSNETWHSSQNQNRTRVIQKLLFRILGPKTSSFFLPVLLTYLIIFLTGVAGNLLTCTVIAKHRKMRTPTNLYLFSLAVSDLLVLAFGMPLETYEMWQNYPFPFGEGGCYFKTFLFETVCFASVLNVTALSVERYIAVVHPLKTKHVMTNTHARRVISAVWFASLLCAIPNTSLHGIFYIYLPSMERIDESATCTMLKPKWMYKLVIQVTTVFFYFVPVTIITVLYMLIGCRLTREKRFPIRKLGKNCNSNTSWRISLETGKRRQITKMLFVVVIVFTICWAPFHIDRLLWSFIIQWTDVMHAIFQYVHIVSGIFFYLSAAVNPIIYNLLSTKFRECFREIVCRNPENSLSYSSSPAFCKIQKSPSHVESLVGIAEKSMCREEIKFLPFNFHSQLNWSNEDESSDM